The following coding sequences are from one Eucalyptus grandis isolate ANBG69807.140 chromosome 11, ASM1654582v1, whole genome shotgun sequence window:
- the LOC104425163 gene encoding probable UDP-arabinose 4-epimerase 2 isoform X3, translated as MDINDRKQKSILAGTVLLASALTIFGIVMLRQPTLYNSPGLSTSGNGEHKSNSSLPTLSRQEHEAGVTHVLVTGGAGYIGSHAALRLLKDSHRVTIVDNLSRGNIGAVKVLEKLFPEPGRLQFIYADLGDPRAVNKIFAENAFDAVIHFAAVAYVGESTLDPLRYYHNITSNTLVVLEAMASHGVKKLIYSSTCATYGEPKKMPITEETPQLPINPYGKAKKMAEDIIQDFSKNSDMAVVILRYFNVIGSDPEGRLGEAPRPELREHGRISGACFDAASGIITGLKVRGTDYNTPDGTCIRDYIDVNDLIDAHMKALANAESQQVKTYNVGTGRGKSVKEFVEACKIATGVNIKVEYLDRRPGDYAEVYSDPSKIRQELNWTAQYTDLRESLRIAWTWQKSHRNGYGPPIDAH; from the exons ATGGATATTAACGACCGGAAGCAGAAGAGCATTCTCGCTGGAACAGTGCTTCTGGCCTCTGCTCTTACCATCTTTGGGATCGTGATGCTGAGACAGCCAACCCTTTACAATAGCCCTGGCCTA TCTACTTCTGGGAATGGGGAGCACAAGTCTAATAGTTCTCTCCCTACTCTTTCAAGGCAAGAG CACGAAGCAGGAGTGACACACGTTCTGGTGACTGGAGGTGCCGGTTATATAGGCTCTCATGCTGCCTTACGCTTATTAAAAGATTCACATCGAGTCACAATAGTG GACAACCTTTCACGTGGAAATATAGGTGCAGTCAAAGTTCTCGAGAAGCTATTTCCGGAGCCTGGTCGTCTTCAATTTATTTATGCAGACCTGGGAGATCCAAGAGCA GTCAACAAAATTTTTGCAGAGAATGCGTTTGATGCAGTCATTCATTTTGCAGCTGTAGCTTATGTTGGGGAAAGCACACTGGATCCTCTTAG GTACTACCATAATATCACATCGAATACTTTGGTAGTGTTAGAGGCAATGGCTTCCCATGGTGTGAAGAAATTGATCTACTCGAGTACCTGTGCAACATATGGAGAGCCAAAGAAGATGCCCATCACTGAAGAAACTCCTCAA CTCCCGATCAATCCATacggaaaagccaaaaagatgGCAGAAGATATTATACAGGATTTCTCCAAGAATTCTGACATGGCCGTCGTGATCCTGCG ATATTTTAATGTCATTGGATCAGATCCAGAAGGCAGATTAGGTGAAGCTCCCCGACCGGAACTCCGTGAACATGGTCGGATATCAGGTGCTTGTTTTGATGCTGCCTCGGGCATTATTACTGGGTTGAAG GTAAGAGGGACAGATTATAACACTCCCGATGGCACTTGCATCAGGGATTATATCGATGTCAATGACCTCATTGACGCTCATATGAAAGCTCTGGCCAATGCCGAATCTCAACAAGTGAAGACTTACAATGTTGGCACAGGAAGAG GTAAATCGGTGAAGGAGTTTGTTGAGGCGTGTAAAATTGCAACAGGGGTCAACATAAAAGTCGAATATCTTGATCGTCGGCCAGGGGATTACGCCGAAGTTTACAGCGATCCTTCAAAGATAAGGCAGGAGCTGAATTGGACAGCTCAGTATACAGATCTTCGAGAAAGCCTTCGGATTGCATGGACATGGCAGAAGTCGCATAGAAATGGTTATGGCCCCCCAATTGACGCACATTGA
- the LOC104425163 gene encoding probable UDP-arabinose 4-epimerase 2 isoform X2, which translates to MDINDRKQKSILAGTVLLASALTIFGIVMLRQPTLYNSPGLSTSGNGEHKSNSSLPTLSRQEQHEAGVTHVLVTGGAGYIGSHAALRLLKDSHRVTIVDNLSRGNIGAVKVLEKLFPEPGRLQFIYADLGDPRAVNKIFAENAFDAVIHFAAVAYVGESTLDPLRYYHNITSNTLVVLEAMASHGVKKLIYSSTCATYGEPKKMPITEETPQLPINPYGKAKKMAEDIIQDFSKNSDMAVVILRYFNVIGSDPEGRLGEAPRPELREHGRISGACFDAASGIITGLKVRGTDYNTPDGTCIRDYIDVNDLIDAHMKALANAESQQVKTYNVGTGRGKSVKEFVEACKIATGVNIKVEYLDRRPGDYAEVYSDPSKIRQELNWTAQYTDLRESLRIAWTWQKSHRNGYGPPIDAH; encoded by the exons ATGGATATTAACGACCGGAAGCAGAAGAGCATTCTCGCTGGAACAGTGCTTCTGGCCTCTGCTCTTACCATCTTTGGGATCGTGATGCTGAGACAGCCAACCCTTTACAATAGCCCTGGCCTA TCTACTTCTGGGAATGGGGAGCACAAGTCTAATAGTTCTCTCCCTACTCTTTCAAGGCAAGAG CAGCACGAAGCAGGAGTGACACACGTTCTGGTGACTGGAGGTGCCGGTTATATAGGCTCTCATGCTGCCTTACGCTTATTAAAAGATTCACATCGAGTCACAATAGTG GACAACCTTTCACGTGGAAATATAGGTGCAGTCAAAGTTCTCGAGAAGCTATTTCCGGAGCCTGGTCGTCTTCAATTTATTTATGCAGACCTGGGAGATCCAAGAGCA GTCAACAAAATTTTTGCAGAGAATGCGTTTGATGCAGTCATTCATTTTGCAGCTGTAGCTTATGTTGGGGAAAGCACACTGGATCCTCTTAG GTACTACCATAATATCACATCGAATACTTTGGTAGTGTTAGAGGCAATGGCTTCCCATGGTGTGAAGAAATTGATCTACTCGAGTACCTGTGCAACATATGGAGAGCCAAAGAAGATGCCCATCACTGAAGAAACTCCTCAA CTCCCGATCAATCCATacggaaaagccaaaaagatgGCAGAAGATATTATACAGGATTTCTCCAAGAATTCTGACATGGCCGTCGTGATCCTGCG ATATTTTAATGTCATTGGATCAGATCCAGAAGGCAGATTAGGTGAAGCTCCCCGACCGGAACTCCGTGAACATGGTCGGATATCAGGTGCTTGTTTTGATGCTGCCTCGGGCATTATTACTGGGTTGAAG GTAAGAGGGACAGATTATAACACTCCCGATGGCACTTGCATCAGGGATTATATCGATGTCAATGACCTCATTGACGCTCATATGAAAGCTCTGGCCAATGCCGAATCTCAACAAGTGAAGACTTACAATGTTGGCACAGGAAGAG GTAAATCGGTGAAGGAGTTTGTTGAGGCGTGTAAAATTGCAACAGGGGTCAACATAAAAGTCGAATATCTTGATCGTCGGCCAGGGGATTACGCCGAAGTTTACAGCGATCCTTCAAAGATAAGGCAGGAGCTGAATTGGACAGCTCAGTATACAGATCTTCGAGAAAGCCTTCGGATTGCATGGACATGGCAGAAGTCGCATAGAAATGGTTATGGCCCCCCAATTGACGCACATTGA
- the LOC104425163 gene encoding probable UDP-arabinose 4-epimerase 2 isoform X1, whose translation MDINDRKQKSILAGTVLLASALTIFGIVMLRQPTLYNSPGLSTSGNGEHKSNSSLPTLSRQENGLFQQHEAGVTHVLVTGGAGYIGSHAALRLLKDSHRVTIVDNLSRGNIGAVKVLEKLFPEPGRLQFIYADLGDPRAVNKIFAENAFDAVIHFAAVAYVGESTLDPLRYYHNITSNTLVVLEAMASHGVKKLIYSSTCATYGEPKKMPITEETPQLPINPYGKAKKMAEDIIQDFSKNSDMAVVILRYFNVIGSDPEGRLGEAPRPELREHGRISGACFDAASGIITGLKVRGTDYNTPDGTCIRDYIDVNDLIDAHMKALANAESQQVKTYNVGTGRGKSVKEFVEACKIATGVNIKVEYLDRRPGDYAEVYSDPSKIRQELNWTAQYTDLRESLRIAWTWQKSHRNGYGPPIDAH comes from the exons ATGGATATTAACGACCGGAAGCAGAAGAGCATTCTCGCTGGAACAGTGCTTCTGGCCTCTGCTCTTACCATCTTTGGGATCGTGATGCTGAGACAGCCAACCCTTTACAATAGCCCTGGCCTA TCTACTTCTGGGAATGGGGAGCACAAGTCTAATAGTTCTCTCCCTACTCTTTCAAGGCAAGAG AATGGCCTGTTTCAGCAGCACGAAGCAGGAGTGACACACGTTCTGGTGACTGGAGGTGCCGGTTATATAGGCTCTCATGCTGCCTTACGCTTATTAAAAGATTCACATCGAGTCACAATAGTG GACAACCTTTCACGTGGAAATATAGGTGCAGTCAAAGTTCTCGAGAAGCTATTTCCGGAGCCTGGTCGTCTTCAATTTATTTATGCAGACCTGGGAGATCCAAGAGCA GTCAACAAAATTTTTGCAGAGAATGCGTTTGATGCAGTCATTCATTTTGCAGCTGTAGCTTATGTTGGGGAAAGCACACTGGATCCTCTTAG GTACTACCATAATATCACATCGAATACTTTGGTAGTGTTAGAGGCAATGGCTTCCCATGGTGTGAAGAAATTGATCTACTCGAGTACCTGTGCAACATATGGAGAGCCAAAGAAGATGCCCATCACTGAAGAAACTCCTCAA CTCCCGATCAATCCATacggaaaagccaaaaagatgGCAGAAGATATTATACAGGATTTCTCCAAGAATTCTGACATGGCCGTCGTGATCCTGCG ATATTTTAATGTCATTGGATCAGATCCAGAAGGCAGATTAGGTGAAGCTCCCCGACCGGAACTCCGTGAACATGGTCGGATATCAGGTGCTTGTTTTGATGCTGCCTCGGGCATTATTACTGGGTTGAAG GTAAGAGGGACAGATTATAACACTCCCGATGGCACTTGCATCAGGGATTATATCGATGTCAATGACCTCATTGACGCTCATATGAAAGCTCTGGCCAATGCCGAATCTCAACAAGTGAAGACTTACAATGTTGGCACAGGAAGAG GTAAATCGGTGAAGGAGTTTGTTGAGGCGTGTAAAATTGCAACAGGGGTCAACATAAAAGTCGAATATCTTGATCGTCGGCCAGGGGATTACGCCGAAGTTTACAGCGATCCTTCAAAGATAAGGCAGGAGCTGAATTGGACAGCTCAGTATACAGATCTTCGAGAAAGCCTTCGGATTGCATGGACATGGCAGAAGTCGCATAGAAATGGTTATGGCCCCCCAATTGACGCACATTGA
- the LOC104425161 gene encoding probable folate-biopterin transporter 7 codes for MVVETRRRSGSDGSSTELVRKVVLGIGYCIQGLRCFPWMAVNFFLKDGLNVEPSTLQILQNAANLPMVAKPLYGVVSDAFYVKGQHRLPYIALGAFLQAVSWLAIAILSPSSITILSIYLLLSNLGASIAEVANDAIVAEVGKQPASSSKKNRSSSSGDLPSFVWMASSFGGVLGNLLVGVAIGRMSPQMMFLFFGLLLAAQFIVTISVHESALDLPKTVTKAGIGKQLSDLLSALKRPEIANSIIWLAASYAVIPALTGTMFFYQTEYLKIDTSVLGISKVFGQVAMLLWGMVYNRHLKSVPPRKLISAIQVMMALFMVSDILFVKGVYKTMGVPDSLYVVIFSGVMEVLFFFKILPFSVLMAQLCPLGCEGSLIAFVMSAIALAFIISGFLGVALASSVGVTGDDFSGLPLGLAIQAVCTLLPLFQSSWIHDATRSKTRSKGE; via the exons ATGGTGGTGGAGACTAGAAGAAGAAGTGGCAGCGATGGCAGCAGCACCGAGCTGGTTCGGAAAGTAGTACTAGGAATAGGATACTGTATTCAGGGGCTGAGGTGCTTCCCATGGATGGCTGTCAACTTCTTCCTCAAGGATGGCCTCAATGTGGAACCCTCCACCCTCCAGATCCTCCAGAACGCGGCCAACCTTCCCATGGTCGCCAAGCCTCTCTATGGGGTGGTGTCCGACGCATTTTATGTTAAGGGCCAACACCGCCTGCCCTACATTGCTCTCGGAG CATTCTTGCAAGCAGTGTCTTGGCTAGCCATAGCAATTCTCTCCCCATCAAGTATAACAATCCTCTCGATTTATCTCCTCCTAAGTAATCTTGGCGCTTCAATCGCAGAGGTAGCAAATGATGCCATTGTCGCAGAGGTAGGCAAACAGCCTGCTTCATCTTCGAAGAAGAATAGGTCGTCTTCGTCCGGTGACCTCCCATCATTTGTTTGGATGGCTTCCTCTTTCGGCGGTGTCCTTGGGAACCTTCTGGTTGGTGTTGCTATCGGGAGAATGTCTCCGCAGATGATGTTTCTGTTTTTTGGCCTTCTCCTCGCAGCGCAGTTTATTGTTACAATCAGTGTCCATGAAAGCGCTCTTGACCTCCCCAAAACTGTGACGAAAGCAGGGATTGGGAAGCAACTTTCTGATCTCTTATCTGCCCTTAAAAGACCCGAGATTGCTAATTCCATAATCTGGCTTGCAGCATCCTATGCAGTTATTCCAGCTCTCACTGGGACCATGTTCTTCTACCAAACAGAGTATCTCAAGATCGACACATCGGTATTGGGGATATCAAAAGTGTTTGGCCAAGTGGCAATGCTTCTGTGGGGTATGGTTTATAATCGTCATCTGAAGTCAGTCCCACCAAGGAAACTGATTTCTGCAATTCAGGTTATGATGGCCCTGTTCATGGTTTCAGATATTCTCTTTGTCAAAGGTGTCTACAAAACAATGGGAGTTCCGGATTCGTTGTATGTAGTCATCTTTTCGGGGGTCATGGaagttctcttcttcttcaaaattctACCCTTCAGTGTCCTAATGGCGCAACTCTGTCCACTGGGGTGTGAAGGATCTTTAATAGCTTTTGTCATGTCGGCCATTGCCTTAGCATTTATAATCAGTGGATTCCTTGGTGTTGCGCTTGCATCATCTGTTGGTGTCACAGGAGATGATTTTTCAGGACTTCCACTGGGTCTTGCAATACAAGCGGTTTGCACGCTGTTGCCGCTATTTCAATCATCATGGATCCATGATGCCACAAGATCCAAAACCAGGAGTAAGGGGGAGTAG